Genomic segment of Triticum aestivum cultivar Chinese Spring chromosome 6A, IWGSC CS RefSeq v2.1, whole genome shotgun sequence:
ggagttaatcttccagataagatagtgattgacagaattctctagtcaccatcaccaagttagtagaacttcgtgatgaactatgatatgcaagggataacggaaacgattcccaagctcttcgtaatgctgaaatcaacgaaggtagaaatcaagaaaaatatgaagtgttgatggtagacaagaccactagtttcaagaaaagggcaaagggaagaaggggaacttcaagaagaacggcaagcaagttgctgctcaagtgaagaagcccaagtctggtcctaagcctgagactaagtgcttctactgcaaagggactggtcactggaagcgaaactgccccaagtatttggcggataagaaggatggcaaagtgaacaaaggtatatttaatatacaaattattgatgtgtattttactagtgttcgtaacaaccccttggtatttgatactggtttagttgctaagagtagtaactcgaaacgggagttgcagaatgaacataaactagttaagggtgaagtgacgatgtgtgttggaaatagttccaagattgatatgatcatcatcgcacactccctatactttcgcgattagtgttgaacctaaataagtgttatttggtgtttgcgttgagcatgaatatgatttgatcatgtttattgcagtatggttattcatttaagttagagaataaattgttgttctatttacatgaataaaaccttatatggttacacacccaatgaaaatggttcattggatctcgatcgtagtgatacatatactcataatattgaaaccaaaatatgcaaagttaataatgatagtgcaacttatttgtggcactgccgtttaggtcatattggtataaagcgcatgaagaaactccatgctgatggactttcggaatcacttgattatgaattagttgatgcttgcgaaccatgcctcatgggcaagatgactaagactccgttctccggaacaatgcagcaagcaacagatttgttggaaatcatgcatactgatgtatgtggtccgatgaatattgaagctcacggcaggtatcattattttctgatcttcacagatgatttgataagatatgagtatatctacttgatgaaacacaagtctgaaacatttgaaaagttcaaagaatttcagagtgaagtggagaatcatcgtaacaaaataaaagtttctacgatatgatcgcagaagtaaaatatttgagttacgagtttggccttcagttaaaacaatgtgaaatagtttcactactcacgccacctggaacaccatagtgtaatggtgtgtccgaacgtcgtaaccgtgctttattagatatgatgcgatctatgacgtctcttactgatttacctctatcgttttggggttatgcattagagatagctacattcacgttaaatagggcaccatctaaatccgttgagacgacaccgtatgaactatggtttggcaagaaacctaagttgtcatttcttaaagtttgaggttgcaatgcttatgtgaaaaagtttcaacctaataagctcaaacccaaatcggagaagtgcgtcttcataggatacccaaaagaaaatgttgggtacaccttctgtcacagatccaaaggcaagatattcgttgctgagaatggatcctttctagagaaggagtttctctcgaaagaagtgagtgggaggaaagtagaacttgatgaggtaactgtacctgctcccttattggaaagtagttcatcacagaaatctgttcctgtgactactacaccaattagtgaagaagctaatgatgatgttcatgtaacttcagatcaagttaaccgaacctcataggtaaaccagagtgatatccgcaccatagtggtacggtaatcctgttctagaggtcatgttacttgaccatgacaagcctacgaactatgaggaagcgatgatgagcccagattccgcgaaatggcttgaggccatgaaatctgagatgagacccatgtatgagaacaaagtatggactttgattgacttgcccattgatcggcgagccattgatattaaatggatcttcaagaggaagacggacgctgatagtagtgtaactatctataaagctagaattgtcgaaaaaaaggttttcgacaagttcaaggtgttgactacgatgagagtttctcactcgtatctatgcttaagtctgtccgaatcatgttagcaattgccgctttttatgaaatctggcaagtggataaacaaaattgcattccttaatggatttattaaagaagagttgtatatgatgcaaccagaaggttttgtcaatcctaaaggtactaacaaaatatgcaagctccagcgatccatctatggactggtgcaagcatctcggagttggaatgtacgctttgataagttgatcaaagcatatagttttatacagacttgcagtgaagcctgtgtttacaagaaagtgagtgggagcattacagcATTTtttataagtatatgtgaatgatatattgttgatcggagataatgtagaattattctgcaaagcataaaggaatgtttgaaaggagtttttcaaagaaagacctcagtgaagctgcttacatattgagcatcaagatctatagagatagatcaagacgcttgataagttcttcaatgagtacataccttgacaagattttgaagtagttcaaaatggaacaatcaaaaaggagttcttgcttgtgttacaaggtgtgaagttgagtaagactcaaaacccgaccacggcagaagatagagagagaatgaaagtcattccctatgcctcagccataggttctataaagtatgccatgctgtgtaccagacctattgtataccctgccctgagtttggcaagggagtacaatagtgatctaggagtagatcactggacattggtcaaaattatccttagtggaataaggatatgtttctcgattatggaggtgacaaaaggttcgtcgtaaagggttacgtcgatgcaagttttgacgctgatccagatgactctaagtctcaatctggatacatattgaaagtgggagcaattagttagagtagctccgtgcagagcattgttgacatagaaatttgcaaaatacatacggatatgaatgtggcagacccattgactaaacttctctcacaagcaaaacatgatcacaccttagtactctttgggtgttaatcacatagcgatgtgaactagattattgactctagtaaaccctttgggtgttggtcacatgtcgatgtgaactatgggtgttaatcacatggtgatgtgaactattggtattaaatcacatggcgatgtgaactagattattgactctagtgcaagtgggagactgaaggaaatatgccctagaggcaataataaagttattatttatttccttatatcatgataaatgtttattattcatgctagaattgtattaaccggaaacataatacatttgtgaatacatagacaaacaaagtgtcactagtatgcctctacttgactagctcgttgatcaatgatggttatgtttcctaaccatagacatgagttgtcatttgattaacgggatcacatcattaggagaatgatgtgattgacttgacccattctgttagcttagcacttgatcgtttagtttgttgctattgctttcttcatgacttatacatgttcctatgactatgagattatgcaactcccgtttaccggaggaacactttgtgtgctaccaaacgtcacaacctaactgggtgattataaaggtgctctacgggtgtctccgaaggtacttgttgggttggcgtattttaagattaggatttgtcactccgattgtcggagaggtatctctgggccctctcggtaatgcacatcacctgagccttgcaagcattgcaactaatgagttagttgcgaggtgatgtattacgaaacgagtaaagagacttgccggtaacgagattgaactaggtattgagatgccgacgatcgaatctcgggcaagtaacataccaatgacaaagggaacaacgtatgttgttatgcggtctgaccgataaagatcttcgtagaatatgtaggagccaatatgagcatccaggttccgctattggttattgaccggagacgtgtctcggtcatgtctacattgttctcgaaaccgtagggtccgcatgcttaacgttacgatgatagtttcattatgagtttatatgttttgatgtaccaaaggttgttcggagtcccggatgtgatcacagacatgacgaggagtctcgaaatggtcgagacataaagattgatatattggacgcctatgtttggacatcgaaagtgttccaggtgaaatcggcattttaccggagtaccgggaggttaccgaaacccccggtaacctaatgggccttaatgggcctagtggagaaagtagagaggaggccaaggggcagccgcacgaccctccccccccccaagtccgaattggacaaggaggggggcggcgccccccctttttcctttcccctctttctctccttccccccaagtcctagttcaacatggaaagggggggagtcctactcccggtgggagtaggactcctcctggcgcgccccttgcctggccgcacctcctcccccttgctcctttatatacgggggcagggggcaccccatagacacaacaattgatcattgatctcttagccgtgtgcggtgcccccctccaccataatcctcgataatattgtagtggtgcttaggcgaagccctgcgacgatggaacatcaagatcgtcaccacgcagtcgtgctgacggaaatcttccccgacattctgctggatcggagtccggggatcgtcatcgagctgaacgtgtgctagaactcggaggtgtcgtagtttcggtgcttgatcggtcgggccgtgaagacgtacgactacatcaaccgcgttgtgctaactcttctgctttcggtctacgagggtacgtagacaacactctcctctctcgttgctatgcatcaccatgatcttgcgtgtgcgtaggattttttttgaaattactacgttccccaacaccaccgtGTGCCAACGACATCGTCGATGCCTCTCCTGCAGTGTGGAATGCCTTGGGGCTCGACCAGAACGTTGGCATGTAGGGCATCACCTGGTCTGATGAGTGAGCGTTTGAAAATAAGGTGAGAGCAGGTTGTTGGGACCACTAGTCGGCGGTCAAGTGTCATGTGTATAATGTTCGTTGTTAGAGAGCAGATCCTATACAGGGTGAGTTGATCAGATTATGTATATGATGGCGTGATTTTATAAAATAAACAGTGCAGCCTATGGTTTAGCACCAATGAGATGTTCGTGTGTGCTCTTCAAGGCTATAATAGTGAGTAGTGTGGTGTATAAAGAATTGGGAACACATGAGATACCTGAGAAAGCTGTATACTCATTTTCAAGGGTCGCTGAACAAGTATAACAAATTGTTAAAAAGCACATCATTTCCACTGAGCAGCTACCAAAGACAGTGAACTCCATAGAAAATATTGTGTCTAATTCTACGGAGCATTATCTTGCACGGCTGCATCTAAATTAGAACATGTATGCAACACAGGAAGAGTCAGCATGCTGCGTGGCGCAAATTTAACTCCCATAACAATTCACTCAAGTCGAGAGTATCAAGCAAGCAATCAACAAATGGAGCTGCTTAATCAAGGTTCTGGCAAAATCATGAGGAACTAATAATCCATGTTTGTTGATGCTTAATGTTTCAGTAAGTCAACTAAATGTGCAATCAAGATGATTCCATGATTCCATAATGTTAAAATCGCTCAACTCGGGCTTGATACCCGAGTGGTGGAACGGTACGATGATGGCCCTTGTTCCGAAAATTGATAACCTTGAACTGTTAAGTCAAGTATCGGCAGATATCTTTGCAATTGAGTTTACATAGTTATATTGGTTAATTGTTCGAAGAGTATGCTGCCCGAGATAATTTCGCAAACATAGAGCACTTTCATTTCAGGGTGCATGATTACGGAAATTATTTTGGTGGCATACGAGTATTACCGTACTTCAAAGAACAACAATAAAAGGGAAGTTTGGTCAATGTGATGGCAAATTGTTGTGACAGACCACCGAATATAACTACATTAAACTAAAACACATAGGTGTCGTAATTTCTCAAAGTTCTCGTACGTCTACTTCCTAGAGTGTTGTGAGAGACTAGTGAATATAACTGCATAAACTAAACTGAATAGATTTCCAAATTGCTCAAAGTTTTGGGCGATTAAGGGGCTGTTTGGATGACTACCAATAGTTGCCTTACCAAAATATTGGTCACGCCCGACCCTTTTGGCCTCCACCTGGATGACGACCAATTTTGGCTCGCCCTAGCGCGCCCGCGCCCATTTTCGCCAAATCGCGGGCGAAACGGCGGCGCGGAAATCGGCAGCCAAAGAATTGGCAGCGCGCGAACTGGGCGCCGAGTATAAAAGGTAGGCAGCGAAATTTCCTCGTCGGTTCCTTCACTTTCCTCTTCTCATCCCAGGCAAACACACAGGAGCGAGTGGAGGGCAAGATCTGCAGCTATCGCCAAGGCCGCCGGATTCCTGCGACAATACGAGCTTCTCCGGCCGCCGCCGGCGTTGCTCTGTCTCTCGTTCTCATCTCTCAATCCACCCACGGTCAGCAGCTCAACTCCCCTTCAATCCCACCCCGATGCCCTTTTCTCTTGGCATGATTTGCTTCAATCCGACCTTTTTAATTGGTGATATGCTGCACGTACGTATATACTTGCCAGATCTAAGTACTTGACTGCCAAATCCATGCCCTTTGCCCCTGCTCCCAGTCTTAGATCTCCATATGCAGCATCCGTGAAGTTATAAGGCAGCCAAGACACTAGAAATTAGGACATGAGAAGGATAGTTGACACAGAGCTAGTTATGAGTCCATATGACCTCTGTTTTTAGAACATTGTTGTCCATAAATTTCTTAGGAGCCGGCTGGACATACATGCTTAACTGTTGATTGGGACTTATTATCTCTGTCTCTTATTTCTGATTCACAAATAGTCAAGCACATATCTGTATTTTTTGTTAATGATTTAGGTGGATCTTTTTATAAGTTACTCATCACTATTATTAGTTATAAGCAGCTCTGATTTTGTACAATGTAAATATGATTTAGATCATTCATATTAATGTACTTGTTATATTGACCCAGATGGACTTGGATCAGCAAAGATATTATTATCTCACCATGTTGTGGCGGAGAACTCTGTCTGTCATTGTTCTTCTCTTGGCTCTTTGGTATAGAGACAAAGATGGTAGAAAATTTAGAAGTGGAGGAAGAAAGTATGGTCCTCTAGTTGAGAGAGACATCTACAGGACTAGTGTCCTGGTTAGGCTAATTGACACATCCGATGCAATATGTATCAAGCAACTGCGGATGTCTCGAGCTGTGTTTTACAAGCTATGCATTAGGCTCAGGCAGAAAAAGTTGTTAATTGATACACTACATGTTTCAGTAGAGGAACAAGTAGCAATGTTCCTATACATGATCGGTCAGCATCACACAAATTCATCCGTTGGATTTTGGTTCTGGCGATCTAGTGAAACAGTGAGCAGATATTTCAATATTGTTCTTCGTGCGATGGGGGAGTTAGCTCGTGATCTCATTTACATTAGATCAACGGACACACACACAAAAATCACTAGCAGCCCGGACAGATTCTACCCGTATTTTGAGGTAACCCTTAGACCGTAGATTTATTACTGAATATACAAGATCGACCTAACCCAAGCTTGACGTGAACTCCCCTTTCTCATATTCATAGGGATGCATAGGGGCACTAGATGGCACTCATGTTAAGGCTTGTGTTCCTGCCCACATGGTCGACAAGTTTAGGGGCCGCAAGTCATACCCCTCCCAAAATGTGCTAGCAGTTGTTGACTTCGACCTTCGATTCACATATGTTCTAGCTGGTTGGGAGGGCTCTGCCCATGATTCTCTTGTGCTAAAAGATGCCCTCACACGTCCAGGGGGATTAAAAATACCCGAAGGTACATATACAACGTAACATACATGTTTGTCACTGTGTTGTGCCAACTTGACTTTAACTCATTGTTAATACAACATGGCTGTAGGGAAATATTTCTTGGCTGATGCTGGGTATGCTGCGAGGCCAGGGATATTACCTCCTTATCGTGGTGTGCGCTACCACCTAAATGAATTTGCTGGAGACCGTGACCCAACTACCCCAAAAGAATTGTTCAACCACCGCCATTCATCACTTAGGACCACAGTTGAACGGGCATTTGGGACTCTTAAGAGTTGCTTCAAGATTCTTACTCAAAGGCCCTTCATACCTTTGAAATCTCAGATTAAAGTGGTAGTTGCTTGTTGTGCTTTGCACAATTGGATATTAGAAAATGGTCCATATGATTATGTTGTGGATGAGGCGACATGGTATGACAATCTCCCTACGAGTACTGGGCGGGTTCGTGATCAAGAGGCTGACATATGTGAGTGGGCTGCCAAGCAAGATTTAATCGCTCAGCAAATGTGGACAGATAGAGAGAGTGCACGTGACAATGAGGCTGATGCTATCCCAGCTTAGTATCTTTGATGTATTTCCACGTGATGGAACATTTGAAGGATGTACTGTACCTTTGATGTATTTCCATGTGAGGGAACATTTGAAGGATGTACTGTACCTTTGATGTATTTCCATGTGAGGGAACATTTGAAGGATGTGATGTACCTTTGATGTATTTCCATGCGAGGGAAAAATTGAACGATGTAGTGTTTCTATTTTAATGACTTTGTGTAAATTATTGTATCCTCGTAATATTGTTTGACTTATTTCAATTTAATCTAGTCTCTCTGTCCTATTAAATAGGTTTAGTTCTGTCCTACTGTAAGTTGGATCTGTGATGTTTCATGTTCGTATGCTGACATTTTTTTGAGGGTTTTTGCTTCCAACTCACTTTCTTAATAACTAGTTGTTTGCAATGGTGACCTATCTGTAGGTCATGGGGAAGCATAAGCTCACTCTGAAGACCGAGGAGGACTCCAATCCTCGTGATAAGTACATAACCTGGACTGACGAGGCGACAAGGTTTATGCTTGAATGGTATATCGACCTTCGTAAGGACAAACCTGCAACTTTCAAGTTCAATAAACAACACCACTTGCAATGTGCTGATGCTCTAAATGGCAAGTTTTCGCTTGCTGTCACTCAAACCCAAGTGGATCGACACTATCATCAATGCAAGGAGAAGTGGGGCTGGGTGCGTCGTGCCATGGCCAATAGTGGAAATGGCCTTGACAGAACCACTTTCAATTCACACTTTCTGAGTCAGAAAAGCAAAGACTTAATGTAAGTTCTTAGTAGTTTTTTCTCTTATTTATATCATGATCTGATTTTAAAATGAGTGGATAGCTGCTAttgtctatatatatatgtatgctTCATATTCACTATCTCTTGTTGTGTTTTTTTATACCTGCAACTTCTCTCATGTTTTGTGTTCATTACATCATTATTTTACTCTTTTTACCTTACCTTGTGTGCAGAAAACTGCAGTCAATTATCTTACCAGACCCATTAGGTTCTTTCATCAATTGGAAGAGTTATTCTCGGATCAATCTCATGCTGATGGCTCACTCGCAGTTGACCAAACCACTGTCAATGTGGATGATGGTAGTGATGACAGCGAGGATGTGAGGGAACTTGAGGGAAATCTAATTCTAGCAGACAGTGATGAAGCTGACTCTGACACTATTGATCGTCGCAGTCCTAAAGTCGACTTGGATGGCAATCCATTAAACAAGAAGCGCAAGTGTGCATCATCATCACCTTCCAAGAAGCCAACCAAGGGCAAAGCAAACAAGAAGGGCAAGGTATCTAATGATGATATGGTAACCAGTATCAAGAAGCTAGCTGAATCCCTTGCATCCCCTATTGTGTCTGTGCAACCAATGCCACCTGTAGATCCTTATGCAAATCTTTGGAAGCGGATCAATGCCCTTACCATCCCAGCTAAGGATAAACTTGAGATTGTTGCCTATCTATCCAAGCCAGACCAAGATATCTTTCGTAGCTATCTTAACTATGCCGATGAAACAATTCTTCGAGAGTGGGTCATTAGCTACTTTGAGCCTCAGTTTCATGAAGGTGGCAATGATGGATCTGCGGCTGCTCACTGAATTGCCACATGGTTAGATAGAGTTTGTGGCAACCTTTTGTTTATATGGCTAGGAACGCTTTAACACGTAGTGGGAGCATGGATAACATCATCATGCATATTTTGTCTATATACAGCAAACTTGGGTGCATCATGTACTGTTTGTATGGAGTGCATTTGGTGCATGGCTGGCTGTTTATGTCCTAGATGGTATGGTAAAGGATGTGAACCTTATTCCGTCTATCATGTATCAGACAATATATGAGCTACTTAATCTATGAGTTTAATTATGTCATTCTGAAGTTCTGGAAATGCAGAGTTTGTGTGCGTATGTGTGTTGGTTAATTCAAAATTTTATTTTTTTGTAGCATGTGATATGTGATTGCTTGTTTACACACAAGTGTTCTTTTATTGGCTGGCATGCAATTTTCAAATTTTTAAACCAAACCAAACACATGCCAGTCAAATGTGC
This window contains:
- the LOC123129286 gene encoding uncharacterized protein; translation: MGKHKLTLKTEEDSNPRDKYITWTDEATRFMLEWYIDLRKDKPATFKFNKQHHLQCADALNGKFSLAVTQTQVDRHYHQCKEKWGWVRRAMANSGNGLDRTTFNSHFLTAIVYIYMYASYSLSLVVFFYTCNFSHVLCSLHHYFTLFTLPCVQKTAVNYLTRPIRFFHQLEELFSDQSHADGSLAVDQTTVNVDDGSDDSEDVRELEGNLILADSDEADSDTIDRRSPKVDLDGNPLNKKRKCASSSPSKKPTKGKANKKGKVSNDDMVTSIKKLAESLASPIVSVQPMPPVDPYANLWKRINALTIPAKDKLEIVAYLSKPDQDIFRSYLNYADETILREWVISYFEPQFHEGGNDGSAAAH